In Malus sylvestris chromosome 2, drMalSylv7.2, whole genome shotgun sequence, the genomic stretch tatgagacagataaggcaagtcaagacgataccacactccggtacttagaagtttcgtggctacgagatcattctcccacaatatttcctaatgtcatttgtactaaatcattcacttgtactcactaaaggagagcttgaacctatgtacttgtgtaaacccttcacaattaatgagaactcctctattccgtggacgtagccaatctgggtgaaccacgtacatcttgtgtttgctttcctatctctatccatttatatacttatccacactaatgaccggagcaatctagcgaagatcacaaaaagtgaccgttttcgctacctaggatctatcttgcaagagaacggagaattagatggagatctcaaccatagaatacaagctggatggatgaagtgtaagagtgcatccggcgtgttgtgtgaccgtcgtaggccactgaagctcaagggaaaattttataggacggcaataaggccagcgatgttgtatggcacagaatgttgggcggtgaagcatcaacgtacacaaaatgggtgtagcggagatgaggatgcttcgtgggatgtatgggcacacgagaaaggataagattgggaattaggatatccgaggtaaagtaggagtagccaaaattgaaggaaatatgagagaaaatcggttccggtggtttggacatgtgcaaagaaggcctactgacgcttcggttcgaaaatgtgactacgggacagaggttcggggccgaaggagtagaggaagacctaggaaaactttggaagagaccctaagaaaagacttgagtacttggatctaacagaggacatgacacaaatgagcgcaatggcgttctaggattcatatagccgaccccacttagtgggaaaaggctttgttgttgttgttgttgtggagaTATTCCCTATGATATGTGAGGACATGCAGCAACTTACAATTCTGAGGCCCtcttatttcttaaaaaaaaaatggcaatcCATGATCGTGGATTTTCCCCACcattaaaacaaaaaagatgACAGGTATTCCCTTGCCAGCAAAACCATTAATCAAACACCAAAATGGGAGGATGTCTTCTTTGAAGATCAATGGTTGCCACCTAGCAATGTGGCTTACAAGTGTATCAATGATTAAGAAAGAACTTTGATGTAACCGAGATATCACATCTGCAATATCTTAAGTCTATTATGCATTGTCGTATGAAAAAGTTAATATGATTAACATGTCTTATTGACTTAAAATATCGCTAAAGTGATATTTCTGTTGTTGATAAGTTTCTCTCGTCCCGTGGACACGTCATTCTTTATATGCAAGTAGTTTTATGATTAATTATTGTACTAAACGTGTAGAGCACATTCTCATATGTGCTGGCAAGCTTTTGCCAGGCAAAGAGATTCTTTAAGAAAAACTACAAgaaattaaggaaaatatataggGAGAGAATAAAAGGATCAAAAAATATATCATGAAAATAGAGTTTATGCAATTTAAACAATTTCAAACACCAAACAACAGCTTTTAGTCCTTGTCACATGGTTATTGTCTGCACCAACTTCACCACcagtttttagggttttggatgaaGGAGATGCAGACTGGGAACCAAAACCCCgaaacaaaaataatagaaaaataaaaataaaatccaaaattgAAATACTAGGAGATGATGAACATGGTATAATATTAATTAGCCTACAGGCCCTGATCAACGAGGTAATCACCCAACCTCTCAACCACCATGTTGCACTGCCCTGGAGTCACTGGTTCCTCGTAGATTCCGAATACTAGAGCTTGCCCAGTTTTCTTTATGGTGATTCCTCCAGAGCCCTGCGAAACCAAAGTACGAAGAATATCTTAGTCTAAAACTTGTGCAATGAATATGTGTAGTCCGACTATATGGAACGGACAAAAGAACAAATTGTTGATATGAAACCGATAATGCATCAATATCATTGAGCAAACAAAACGTAATGACATGTTATTGATACATTATCGACAATATGAGAGGATCGTACCTTCTTGCCACGAATGACAGCGCCAGGCTCTCCCTGGATTACCATGTACTTTGTGCCTCCAAGGTGCAAGCCAGTTGGAGCAAGGTGACCCGGTTCATCGAAATCCTTGTTGATACCAGTCATCTCCTCTGGCTTAAACTGCAAGTAAAGATTGATATATAATGTTCCCTAAGTAAATCCACAAGCACATGCATTTCTGTGTGAAAGAGATCAACCACAGATTCACAATGCTGCATGGAAACAGCTACATTGAACACCAACCAACATACAATAAAGACGGCAATATAAGTATATTATGGTGTCAAACTATGAACATGTAGTATAATCACGACGATTTATGCTTGAATGTGTGTTTCGATTCTCAATATGCCAATATAACCATATATTGTTTGGCAACATATTTCTCTAAGAAACCACTATCCAATGATATTTTGAATATATGGATAAGATGAAGTCAAGCATGTAGTGCAATTATATTGAACACCAAATACATACAACGAAGACGATGTTAATATACTACGCTGTCAGATTGTGAACGAGAATAGTAATCATGACGATTGAAGCTTCAAGATCGTCTCTGTGTACAGTGCGACGATACAACCAAGTATTATCCGGAAACACAAGTCCGAAAAAAAAGCACAAAGAGAAGCATGCAAATGGTGAAAGGTGGAGCGGGGTAGGGTTGGACCTGAGGGAAGGAAGAGCTCTTGGCCCAGACGCTTCCATCAAGACCGATGATGGCAGCGGCAGTGAGATGCTGTCCCTGGCCGTCAATGTCACACATCAAGTGGTCGTCCACGTAGGTCTGCCACGACATTTTCGATTACCTCGATCTTGTAATGCAAGAGTCTGTCTTCTGTGTTCCTTGTGGTGCTGTTCTTTGTTGTTATACAGATAGCTGTGAGGATTGTTTTCTGAAGGAAGAAGTGATTTGTCTGTTTGGTGGAGTTATTAATGTTGTGGTTTGGTCACTCCATTGGGGTTAGTTTGAGAAAGCAAAATATAAACAGAGGGAGGGGAGAGAAATGTGGGGGGAGAGAAACATGGATCTCATCTGATGGCTcacctcccttctctctcaatCCTTCATATTCCATGCTGCCACGTGTCGCTTTATCCTTGGTCTTTGCTCCACTTTGACCATTTTTCCTCTGTTTCTGTTGGAGAAATATTGCTGTTTATCCCAAATCTCAATTTCTCTCCAAATCCATCCATCACACTTTTGCTCTCAAATCCAGTCTGAAATTGCCAACAGAAATGCCtattccctttctttttctctcaaatCTCCAAACTATCCAAAAAAATTGTATAACCAAGAACTACAAGTTGTTTAATGTTGTAGTCCGACTCTGAAATATACGTCTATTCTTTAATCCGTCATTATGATATAGAAAACACGTAATTGTCATTGTAAGCCAATGGAATGTATGAACATACTATGCATTTTCGACAGTATCCTGTCTATTCTGTAATGAAGAAAAGAACGTCTTACACCAAGAATTTCTAATTCTGGTTGACAATTTGATTATCATACATCATCTGTTGGATCAATTGGTAACAAAATTTTGAGCTATCGTATTTAAATTCAAACATATGGTGCACCGAGAACGAAAAATTAGTAAAAAATTTCTCTGCATCATTGGCATTCATAGTAAAGAGgttgcacttggtgcgatggcaagtgtcttcgcccatgagcggtaggtctcgggttcgagacttgggagcagcctctctataaatgggggtaaggctagccgacatttacctctcccagaccctgcgtaaagcgggagcattgtgcactgggtacgacctttattggCATTCATAGTAACTTACACACAACTTCACGAGTTCAACAAACTACGAAAATGTATCCTCAATGGGGAAGGAATTTGTTTCTACATTTGCAACAATTAGGGCCCTATGATTAAATTGCTTCCTTTCTGCTTGTTAGTTTCGGCCTCCACAAAAGTGAGAAAGTTGAAATGATTGGAAAAATCTCATCCCCTTTGCAGATCACAATCACTCACTAAGTCGATAAGACCTCCCTCTGAAAGACACACCAGCAGCAGCTGGGGGAGGTGGTTGGGTTCTGCTAGTTGGTGGAGGAGCTCCTATCCTCCATCTTGCGACTATTTTACGTCTGTTCAGTAACAATTAAGGAAATCTTTATGGACAAACTACCTTCAAGTGAGTACGATTAATTGACGAGTGATAAATCAATTACTACAAAGTAGCACTAAAGCATGGCAATGACCAGAAAAGAGTGACAACCATACTGCAAAAAGCGGACGATTATGATACGTAGACCATGGATGAAATACATTTATTTAGGTATGCTAATGTGGTGATCCAAATACGAAACTAAAACTTGAGTGCAATGAGCTACAAGTAGAATGCAGTAGGCAAGCACGGAAGAAACTAAAGTTCAAACAGATGATATGTGAAGGAGaatgaatagtaatatgatAGCTTAGATCTTGCATGAATTACTTTGCAACTTAAAAAAACTAAATGAATCGAGTAAGGATACACCCATCTTGGAGTCTGTAGTATGTTCTTTCCACCTGCCAATGGATGCAACACAGTCAAGAAGTAAAATAGATGTCCGGCAATGATTCCCAGCAGATCTGGCATAATTGGGGAACCAAAGATGACGTCCAAAGCAAGCATTGCCCAGGGAAGATAAAACGCCTGCAATCACAATATACAGAAATTGCATTCACCAGACATTATGAATAAGTAGATGCAGATAAATTACAAAACAGAAGCACCCAAGAGAAACTTTGTATGTATACCGATGTCCGTACCTTAAGTTGCACGAGACCATATATGTTGACGTTGGCATTTGGAAATTCTCTACTCCAGACATAAACAAGCATGAACACGAGAGACATCCCCAAGAAAGGAGAATAAAATATAGGGATAGCagataaaacctaaaatttcaaGACAAGAGTAAAGGTGAAAACAGGAAATATGATTGGCGTAGTGAAAACAGGAAATATGATTGGCATACAATTCAATCACAACACAATCCTATCAACCTACACTATACGAGACATAATCACAAGCGCAACAACTTCCTTAAGTTTAAAAATTTCAATAGTATATTTCCCTATCAAAAAGAAAGGTTGCAATAGTAGATTGACACTGAACAGGAAGATAAAAAGGATACAGGATGAAGAGTGAAAACGAAGTAAAATCGGCcttttgagttaaaaaaaaaaatcaattcccTTTTAATTTCTAGACAGCTTATGCGATTGTAAGTTAGCCTAGACACCGCAGAAAAACAGACTTGACCTTTCTGAAGAAACAGattaaaaagcaaaagtatGATGATGATAACTGACGCACCAATAATGTTGTGGCTCCAAATATCATCATCCATAAGAAATCTGCTGTTCGTCGATCAAATGGTCCTTTTTCAAGTTGAACTCCATATCTTGCTCTGTGCAATAATTAACATTCTTGTATTAGTGCATGAATAATTATGTTCCATTATTCAAATATCGGTTGATCCAGTAGTTGAAGAAGTACGAATCTGTCTCCCACTAGATAACATGCTGCATTAAAGGGAAAGTTGTATGCTTTCTAAAAGGAGAAGTACCACTAGGTATCCTATAGAACTATTACTTACAGAAGTATAGACTGAAAAAAGATCTATTTTCAGTTCATCTGACTAGGTATACTACAGAACTATTCCTTACATCATCAGAAGGCGGATTCCAAAGTTGACGGAGAAGTTTCCAAGGAAAAAGAAGTTTGTAAACAACCTCCAAACCTACAAAGAACAGTGAAGTTCAAAATCCACATTTGATATCTTAACAACTAAGCACAAATCTTATATTCTCTGATGGGATACATACCTGCAAATGTGAGAATACTAGTCTATGCACTAATGCAATACTTTTCCAATCATAAAGCCCCAGTTGAAAGGCTGTCGTTGCAATTACACAGAGGGTACCATAAGCCTTGCTTATGGGTGGCAGCGACTGATACCATCTGAAACAAGCAAATAATATATATGGTTGTAACTTGTGATCGGAGCAACTGTATCTTCAGGGAAAACAATAAGATGCACAAGATAGCTGGATGATCGTACTCAATCAGCGTGGACAGGAGCAGAGCCATTATGAAGATTAAATCACATACAATATATCAATCAAACCCTATATTGTCATCAATCCAATAAACCACTTGTTGCTATGCTAACTTCATCTGGAAGTTATACACCCACAACAATGCCTAACTCAGCTAATCTGTCCAATCCACAGTCACAAAAACCCGGTTTCTTGGGGCAGCAACTCAAAGTCCTCAGGGCCATGAAACCAATGTAAACACTCTAAAACATTTAATATAACCAACACTAGCATCTCAAGAACTGCCATTTAGGAATTGGGTTtatcatcttttctcccaaaaaaataaaaaataaataaaagggtttATCATGTTGTACACAACACAGTTGAATTCAAGTTTAGGATTCAAATTGCTGCTAAAACATAGCTAAACAAAAACACCATCAAATGCAACCTAGTAAAATTTAACAGcaccaaaatcaaaacccaATACATAAATTCAAGTATAATGGCAGAAATAACATATAATAATAATCTATGAATCTGAGAacgaaaaagagagaagaaagaagagggtaTTGGAATTACTCGGCAGGAGAAGACATGGCTGAACCACAATTGAAGAAAGCTAATTTGAGCGGTGATCCAGTTGAGATTTCCAGTTCCTAATTGCTCGGTTCGATCATATAACTTCGATTTGAAGGCAAGGGAAGAAGAGATACAAAAACGGCGACCCAGAACCGGAAGCTTCCGTAAGGCAATCGCTTTCGCACACCTTTTTTGGTACTCGCACGTGCGAACCGCCTGCAATTGGGTTGTTAATTGGGCTGAGCATGTGCTTGTTTGGTGAGCTGTTTGGGTGAGCCCTAAGAATTGAAGTTGGGCTGGGAATTGACCCAAAAGTTATCAGCTGGCTATGGTGTACCTGGGACACTGAGCCTACATGTCACTGACCCAAAGGTTAGGAGTATCTTGGTCTGGAGTTCTTGGCCAATATGGgattaaattttcttttccaaaaaaaaaaaaaatatatatatatatatgggcttaaattttcttttatatacaTGATAAGATTTAGTGCCAGATTCAAGAGAAAATTCCTTGGTGGAAAGATGTATCTTGGTCTGGAGTTCTTGCCTAAATTTATTTCTTTGTCTGTGAGTGGATCTTATCAATTGTGGCGTCAGAGCGACTAAGGAAGAAAGTTGAGATGAAGAAATTTGGACAAAGTCGGTGAATTTTGGTGAAATGGGGTTGAAATGGAAGAGAAAAGCTAAATATGGCCACTAGTTTTGGGTAGAAAAAGGATATATGTGAAGAACGTTGGGGTTCCattataaaactaattgataaCATGGAGAATAGTCCAACGTTAGTTCTTGCAAGGTATCTCTTTACACCGATGTGtgactcttttaccttcacatcctCACATGCCCCTCACGTGTGATCAATTTTCAAGCAAACACGTGGACAACCCAAATTGGGGGACGTAGAGTACGTTTGCCGCTAGGCTTCACACGTGAGCCAACTTCCTTTGatatcatgaagaaagttgtggcttcactataaaaccaattagcaatatgaATAGTAGTCTAACCTTTTATAAACATTTGCAATGTTTCATTTTTTACCGATGTTGAACTTTTTTACCTTCACATCCGCATAATATGCAACCCCACACCAACTTTCCTTTCCCAACTACCGGGTGGGCAAATGCAGTCTGGTACAGAGATTTTTCATAGTTTGGGTGTACAGCTAACCACCTTTGTCATTGAACGAGTCTACCCTTGCGCATCTTCATGCATTTGCCCAGGACTAGACTATTGTACTCTCTGATGTGTGGTGaatttcaagcctaacacgtggacaatATAATTAGGTGACGTGGGGCACGTGTAGGCGTCGGACTTCACACATAGACCAACTTGATCTGATACCATGaataagttgaatatcagagtgcgcaacgaacaatagtaacaaaataataagaatattattaaacaaacgagaatgccaGAACGACTACAAAActctaagagactacattgtgactagcTTGTTATTCATGCTAAACTATAAGCTATATTTATAGAGAgcaaaacctaaaaaccctaattcggaTGGGCTAGGCTCATAAACTAACTAACAAACAAAactcaaatactaaaataaacataaatactaatattttctaaCAGAATAAAGTcaacataaaaccaattgacaatataaagAGTAGTTCAAGTACTTATAAATACATGCAAAGTAATTGTTTTTTAGGAAACCCAATgtaaagggcttgaaaacttttagttttaacgataaagacaaaataaacggttaagtgaatagtaccatgattgactttttagtataaaaatgtaatttttcgttaaaatgaacagtagtACCAAATACTTTTaaagtttccttttttttttttttccggatGTGATCTTGAAATCCACCACTTATAAGATTTAATTTCACAATTCCATTTAAAGCTACAACCCATTGACTAAGAAGAGAAAAAGTTGCATGAAACATTTTATAGGCAGACATATCTTCATCATACGTTTCACCCAACTGATCATTATGCAGTGGGTTCTAGAGGGTCCTAATGCATGATTAAGAATTAGTTAGTCTTAAATTTCCATAATTTATGGTTTGATTTAGAAGAATATCATCACTGCACCAACTATGGTCCTGGTGGACCAAACCAAACCTACCCAATCTTCATAGGAGATTATACAGTGTGCCCGAATGACCTGTCTGCTGCTGCTGTCAACTTCTTGTATATTAATTGATATCTTCACCAGCAACACCATGCTGCTTTACTCAAATGCTTGCCTATAAATGTTATAAGGAAAAGTCGCCTGAGTTGGTTTTGTAAAAAGACCAAAGGGGCAAAACTAGAACGAAATGGATGCACCATACGCTGTGTGCTACGTTCATGCACTACACGTTCAATACTAGCTAGCTAAGGCATGTGATTTTCGCACCCGGTTTCTTCTTTCGCACTCTCAGTTTCTTCGTTTGCGCTTTTTATGGATAGTGAATATCAcacttaatttttatttttcacacaccATTGTTAATTGTTGGTTactaatcttcttcaattcattcgattggATGACAGAAAATTAAGGGAGgtttgagaagtaaaaatgagtgtatgGATAACACTAGccgttttatgtttttcatatcaTCTTGTTTTTGtctcttgattttcttttaatttatttaattccaAAACTAGAAACAAAGGAATGAATGCAAAACAGGTAAACAGGGGTGTGAAAATTATGATTCACGTGATAGTGGTTTCCTAATGACAACGCTAAAAGCTTTGATGGTAAAGAATTTACTCTCGTCCTCATGATCATGAGAGATCGACTTTTGTTTAGTTCCACGCTTAAATATGAGGAGGATTTGGTTCTAGTGTGCCTTCACATTAAAGAGGAAAGACTCGCGTTGCTACGGACGGATTAATTACATCAGTTCTTAATAAGTGCTTGaaattaagtttgtaaactCACAAGCCCCATGATGCTTCTTGTCCCGGCAACATAAAGCAAAGCCAGCCGACAGAATGGTACTGTATTGTCAAATATTGTTGTTGCTATTAGCCTATTACTTTTggctaataattaattaaggatGCGGGATTAAGGGTtaggtttaattggattaataagCTCCGCAATGATAGGGTAGTCGGAAGATAgctttgtattaaaaaaattaaaatttaaaatcatgtGATGAAGTCTGTTAGGATATAGGActaaaattaaaagttttgtTAACTCTCTATTAATTGTTAGCTTATAAGCATCACATATGAggctaaaaatataaaatttcgtcCACTCTCCATTTTATTCTCACATATGTAACTCACGTGCTAACAATTAATGTAGAGTTGacagaatttttaattttgaacctAAATCCTAACGAACTTCATCACATGACTTTAAatcctaaattttttatcatataagCTATCTTCCGACGCCCTTATCATCGTGAAGACAAATAAGATGAGAAACAATTATTATATGGCTTTATAGGAGTGAAACATTGGAAGCGTAGCGATGCAACAAGCATCATGGTTTGAACGAGACATTGCCAAACAATCAAATGTGGTATACATACACGCTTGCTCCCCACAAATCAATACGTGTACCCACCGGTGACGAATTAGATAAAGTTAATTACGATAAAAAATCATGAAGGTTTAATTAATCAACTAGTTAATCAAGTTAATTACCTGTCTTATTTCTATCGTTTTGCGGTTTGAAAATGCTTCTCTAAAAAGTATTTTTGTTGTTCATAAACATTTTTGTGGGAAATactttttggaaagaaaaagtaCGTTGAAGTATTTCTTAAAAGGACAAGGTTTGTCTGCTCTCTACTACCGGTGCCTTTTCTGtgtcctcctgtttgtgtggtcacggttaaattacgtaaacattttatattactatttatttttgtcttattgtatctataaaaaataatataaaatgttgacgtggcttaaccgtgacaacacaaaacaggagggtacGGGAAGGAcaccggaagtggagggcagacaatccttgtccttcttAAAAAATTGTCAAAAAACGCTTTTCGCTATCCGACAACACCTCTATTCAttgtaaaagcacttttaaagaGTATTAGTGGGATTAGAGAATTTTCCATCGTGTTGTGCCTTACCGCTCTTCACAAGAAAATAGTAGCTTGAAAAATTGAAGCTGATTATCAAGTGTTGATGTGTTATCTTGCTCGCCTAAACTATACTAActcatcatttcaaatttcaataattttctctctttttaaaaacaaaataaaatcaagtAACCTCCCCCACTAGTGACAAAATGgattaaaagaaaaacattcCAAAATGCACTCCAAAAAAACATTGCATATGACATTTAATTAATATTGACACTCagagaaattaaatttcttTTCTTGGGGCCATGCATGCACCTTGAATAAGACCTAGTTGTGTTGACCATTAATTTTGTGGACCAATTAGAATTTTTGTTATGAATTCACACCAATCTTTTGTTCACTTGTTCGCATATTGCTAAGTTGGggcattttgtttttcttcaaattgtctttgaatttaataaaaaaaatatgcttAATTCATGAGATATAGGCTTAAGATTGCGTTCCGCATAAAAAAGAGTCTTGTTGGCTTAAGTTACTCTTTTCATGGGATATAAACAGGTTTTTGAACAAATTTTTTTGCTCCTATGACTTATCTAATGACAAGTAAGCAGAAAATAAAGGGAGGGAAATAGTTGAAAATATGAGATGAATATTCATGACGTTTAGTTGTCACTTGTCATCATACTTAATATGTCATAGGAGCAAATAATTCAACACCCAATGAAAGGTTAATAATGTTAATGCGGTCGAAGATGGATGTACTTTCATAGCACGAGAATATTGACACTATATTGTATTGTGTACGAGTTtcattttgagttaaataaggGGGTTAAAAACTtcaaacaaaactaaaaaacaacatcaaaacaaacaaaacgaGTTTTGAAGATCCCTGAGCAATCATCCATCAACACTATCCGAATCCACATAGGAGGATCATGAAATCTGCAAACCCCAAATTCATATTATAGCTCAAGCTAGCCAAATAATCAGCAACAAAAATTTTTCCTCTAAAAATATGAATCATTTGTCATGTTTTGCTTAATCAAGTTGGCAATGAAAATATTTACACGGAATTTGTCAATAACGGTATATCTGTGTTATGAAAATTGGTCCAATTAAAAACAACTGTCCTGAACGCCGATTAGACGGCGCCAACAAAAACGAAAAGCCACGTGGGGAGCTTCTAGTGCTTTCTTTTATTTCCGGCGAGTGGTTATAAGTCGTTTTGCATAGACAAATGGTCACACAACAGTCAAATCCAATCCAGGTAGTCCAGGCTGGAAAGGGATCCTTTAACCAAGTCCTCTCCTTCAAAcaatttgagaaatttttaattatgacGGAAATACGGATAATAcattacgtgtttttatgtaagtaatgaaaaattttaatttttaagttattaatcttCTAACACATATAACCCATTATTTATATAaggacacgtgatgtaccatttcGTGTGACGGTCATACTAAAAATCTCTCCAAACAATCTAGGcctttgaaatttaatccaacggttacaattattataaattttaaaatgaataTCTGTTTATAAcagttagatcaaattttaagaattCGAATTAATTAACGATGAAGACTTGATGGAATGGATTCGGAAAGAATCCCTTTCCGTCCAGGCTTTTGAAAGAGAACGTGGTGACAGCCTTTGCCAAGCTGTGCTCTGACCCCACTTGACACACTTGTGGGATCCActtcattttccttttcttggtCCTTTGCGTTTTATCCTTTGCcccatccctttttttttccttttcatatcaCTTTCTAAGTCTTGACTCTTGAGTCAATTGCCAACTCAACTCCAATTATCACAATGTTAATCCAAATTGTATAATcaattgtttgatttttttttggaaaactcatttgtttgattaatatACTGTGTAAAATATCGA encodes the following:
- the LOC126596725 gene encoding profilin-4; this translates as MSWQTYVDDHLMCDIDGQGQHLTAAAIIGLDGSVWAKSSSFPQFKPEEMTGINKDFDEPGHLAPTGLHLGGTKYMVIQGEPGAVIRGKKGSGGITIKKTGQALVFGIYEEPVTPGQCNMVVERLGDYLVDQGL
- the LOC126596713 gene encoding derlin-1-like isoform X2 is translated as MSSPAEWYQSLPPISKAYGTLCVIATTAFQLGLYDWKSIALVHRLVFSHLQVWRLFTNFFFLGNFSVNFGIRLLMIARYGVQLEKGPFDRRTADFLWMMIFGATTLLAFYLPWAMLALDVIFGSPIMPDLLGIIAGHLFYFLTVLHPLAGGKNILQTPRWVRKIVARWRIGAPPPTSRTQPPPPAAAGVSFRGRSYRLSE
- the LOC126596713 gene encoding derlin-1-like isoform X1 — translated: MSSPAEWYQSLPPISKAYGTLCVIATTAFQLGLYDWKSIALVHRLVFSHLQVWRLFTNFFFLGNFSVNFGIRLLMIARYGVQLEKGPFDRRTADFLWMMIFGATTLLVLSAIPIFYSPFLGMSLVFMLVYVWSREFPNANVNIYGLVQLKAFYLPWAMLALDVIFGSPIMPDLLGIIAGHLFYFLTVLHPLAGGKNILQTPRWVRKIVARWRIGAPPPTSRTQPPPPAAAGVSFRGRSYRLSE